In Bradyrhizobium sp. 195, the sequence ATGGCGTTCAGCGTCAGGCCGGCCATCGGAGAGACCTTGGCGAGGCCCTTGGGCAGCAATTGATGCTCGCTGTCCTCGGCGATCGCCTTGGTCGCGGGATCGTTCTTCAGCGAGAAGTACAGTGAGACGCCGTTGGCGGTGAGGGAGATCTCCTGCGAGGAATAGGCGCGGTTGTTGCTGACGTCGTTCCACGATGGCGTGCCGGCGATGAAGGTCGGGTAGAGCTCCTTGACCCAGTTCAGCGCGGCGATCGTCTCCTTGCTGTTGATGACCACATTGCCTTCCTCGTCGAGCAATGCAGCGTTGTGTGACCACAGCGCCCAGTTGGCGAAGCCGTTGCCGTCGCCCTTGGCGTTGCCGAGCGCGAAGCCGGCTGGCTTGCCGGCCTTGTGCAGCTTGCGGCAGAGGTCGAGCACGCCGGCATGATCCTCCGGTACCTTGTCGAAGCCGACCGATTGCAGGATCGACTTGCGGTAGATCAGAGGACCTGCGGTGGCGCCGAACGGCAGGCCGATCCAGGACTGGCTCTTGCTCTTCTTGCCGTATTTCTGCGCCAGCGGCAGCCAGCCTCCATACTTCTTGCCGAGATAGTCGGCGACGTCGGTCAGCTCGATCAGCTTGTCGACGTAGATGTGGGGGGCGTCGGAGAAGCCGATGATGATGTCGGGGCCCGCGCCGGAGTTCGAG encodes:
- a CDS encoding ABC transporter substrate-binding protein, with protein sequence MRNDITRRDALALGLSAATFAATGAAAQTSNIKAADVAAPKREIEKGASLRMLRPVRFVQADEDVFRANAAKFSKETGVEVKVDFVGWEDINQQTAVTSNSGAGPDIIIGFSDAPHIYVDKLIELTDVADYLGKKYGGWLPLAQKYGKKSKSQSWIGLPFGATAGPLIYRKSILQSVGFDKVPEDHAGVLDLCRKLHKAGKPAGFALGNAKGDGNGFANWALWSHNAALLDEEGNVVINSKETIAALNWVKELYPTFIAGTPSWNDVSNNRAYSSQEISLTANGVSLYFSLKNDPATKAIAEDSEHQLLPKGLAKVSPMAGLTLNAMVFKHSPYPNAAKAFLQYMLEKDQYEPWLNANSGYWSQPLAAYAEAAVWSQDPKVKLFKNTMNSTYYDGYKGPISTATGAVSADYVLIQMCASVATGAATPEAAAAEAEQRCKRYFRRQR